A region from the Candidatus Gracilibacteria bacterium genome encodes:
- a CDS encoding helix-turn-helix domain-containing protein has product MAKFIPMLIYKKLKKLLFDAGLSEAEIFLYLELLKNPAQTIYELTNRTKLPRSTVYYAFSRLEGLKLVENNKEGIRALSLKSLVAELATKERKFRKTAHKIKQIAPFLRAPRESIQEFETFYTPEQIIEAYFFMAEVPYDTNFDFGDFESFINAIGPVDLAFKFREKRAKHAKHHAICTTFGPKLAQFCNKQDLERYKNRFDVFKQMDFCNKWIIFSDTSEYVLFNDVSDPEYPCSLLVKSKPLAEIQRMQFNHFSNQL; this is encoded by the coding sequence ATGGCTAAATTCATCCCTATGTTGATCTACAAAAAATTAAAAAAACTCTTATTTGACGCAGGCTTAAGCGAAGCTGAAATATTTTTATATCTCGAGCTTTTAAAAAACCCTGCGCAAACAATATATGAGCTCACCAATAGAACAAAATTACCACGAAGCACGGTGTATTATGCATTTTCCAGATTAGAAGGTTTGAAATTAGTCGAAAACAATAAAGAGGGCATTCGAGCCTTATCATTAAAATCTCTTGTTGCCGAATTAGCCACAAAAGAAAGAAAATTCAGAAAAACAGCTCATAAAATCAAACAAATAGCACCCTTTTTAAGGGCTCCAAGAGAATCCATTCAAGAATTCGAAACCTTTTACACTCCGGAACAAATAATAGAAGCGTATTTTTTTATGGCAGAAGTCCCTTATGATACCAATTTCGATTTTGGTGATTTTGAAAGCTTTATCAACGCAATAGGCCCCGTAGATCTGGCGTTTAAATTTCGGGAAAAAAGAGCCAAACACGCAAAACATCACGCGATTTGTACCACATTCGGCCCAAAACTTGCACAATTTTGTAACAAACAAGATCTGGAAAGATATAAGAACCGCTTTGATGTGTTTAAACAAATGGATTTTTGTAACAAATGGATTATTTTTTCAGACACGAGCGAATACGTACTTTTCAATGATGTATCAGATCCGGAATACCCGTGCTCACTCTTGGTTAAATCAAAACCCCTCGCAGAAATACAACGGATGCAATTCAATCATTTTTCCAACCAGCTTTAG
- the ybeY gene encoding rRNA maturation RNase YbeY yields the protein MLSLLFTNTTKTPYTEKLFLLLLRSAEKKLPAIPEQEVELVLLNDREIQKLNHEWRGLNKPTDVLSFANREVGEEMNAPSLPREESISIGDASAASGLARAEAAVIEGGPIVSSLGQIFISIPTARRNAKTMKQSLEEELQFLFVHGLLHLLGFDHQTPEQEKEMLKYAYKILGR from the coding sequence ATGCTTTCTCTTCTTTTTACCAACACCACAAAAACGCCTTACACAGAGAAGTTATTTCTCCTTTTGCTCCGTTCTGCTGAAAAAAAACTTCCAGCCATTCCGGAACAGGAAGTGGAATTGGTGCTTTTAAATGATCGAGAAATTCAAAAACTCAACCACGAATGGAGGGGATTGAATAAGCCGACCGACGTTCTTTCGTTCGCCAACCGAGAAGTAGGGGAGGAGATGAACGCACCGAGCCTCCCTAGGGAGGAATCCATATCTATTGGGGACGCTTCAGCTGCATCAGGTTTAGCTAGAGCCGAAGCCGCGGTGATTGAGGGGGGGCCGATAGTCTCTTCTCTGGGCCAAATTTTCATCTCCATTCCCACCGCACGCCGCAACGCAAAAACCATGAAACAATCTCTCGAAGAGGAGCTCCAATTTTTATTTGTGCACGGATTGCTTCATTTGTTGGGTTTTGACCACCAAACACCGGAGCAAGAAAAAGAGATGCTGAAGTACGCATATAAGATTTTAGGAAGATAG
- a CDS encoding DUF881 domain-containing protein → MQVRSYAEVEDRIRDTDAGDIFHEIYALKTANESLKDEISALEARLEQYSTQTSGYATMNAEIEKNEILLGYKPIQGPGVQITVNAGLGLEEFVDTTNELWAAGAEAVVVNGIRLIDATDGFYTINDMVLLNGEVLAPPYTFNAFGDATVLWEILNQPGGVISRFENTYPDGEISVQTKENL, encoded by the coding sequence ATGCAAGTGCGATCGTACGCGGAAGTCGAGGACCGAATCCGCGACACGGACGCCGGGGACATTTTTCATGAAATCTATGCTCTAAAAACGGCTAATGAAAGCCTAAAAGATGAAATTTCTGCTTTAGAGGCTCGCTTGGAACAGTATTCCACGCAAACTTCCGGCTACGCCACAATGAACGCGGAAATCGAAAAAAACGAGATTTTGCTCGGCTATAAGCCAATCCAAGGACCTGGGGTTCAAATCACGGTTAACGCGGGATTGGGCTTGGAAGAATTCGTGGATACCACCAATGAATTGTGGGCCGCCGGCGCCGAGGCCGTGGTTGTGAATGGCATTCGACTCATTGACGCGACCGATGGATTTTACACCATCAACGACATGGTGCTTTTAAACGGCGAAGTTCTTGCGCCCCCCTACACGTTCAATGCGTTTGGCGACGCCACCGTATTGTGGGAAATTTTAAATCAACCGGGCGGAGTCATTTCGCGGTTTGAAAATACGTATCCGGATGGAGAAATTTCGGTTCAAACAAAAGAAAACCTCTAA
- a CDS encoding DUF881 domain-containing protein, whose translation MKKISPSTDVPFFIAGALIGALLIFQLKSAVQPESSYPLDEYEFQKSLVESFVQDQEELQKSLTELQAQVDEAEAKMATYSSADSDYFKTLQVGLGLTELTGSGVEIILEDSSTISRDDWVVDSNSLVHASDLRDLVNLLRTFPITGLSINDQRIVASTPITSAGNTILINNFNVAPPFKIQVVIDLPDLVLQKLSSENDLPALYTRVAKYGIQFKFKKNESLTLPAYIGGYSTQFITAIAEGKGNLKFHLNGFWRWSEWWPAFLSPCKCDRTRKSRTESATRTPGTFFMKSML comes from the coding sequence GTGAAAAAAATATCCCCCAGTACAGACGTCCCTTTTTTTATCGCTGGAGCCTTGATCGGCGCGTTGTTGATTTTTCAGTTGAAAAGCGCGGTCCAACCCGAGAGTTCGTACCCGCTCGACGAATATGAATTTCAAAAATCACTCGTCGAATCCTTTGTGCAAGACCAAGAAGAATTACAAAAGAGCCTCACGGAACTTCAAGCTCAAGTGGATGAAGCGGAAGCTAAAATGGCGACCTATAGCTCTGCGGATTCCGATTATTTTAAAACCCTACAAGTCGGTCTCGGCCTCACAGAACTCACGGGAAGTGGGGTTGAAATTATCCTCGAAGACAGTTCCACCATTTCACGCGATGATTGGGTTGTGGATTCCAACAGTTTGGTTCATGCCTCGGATTTGCGCGACTTGGTCAACCTTTTAAGAACTTTTCCAATCACCGGATTGTCGATCAATGATCAACGCATCGTGGCCTCCACTCCGATCACCAGTGCCGGGAACACGATCCTGATCAACAATTTTAATGTCGCGCCTCCGTTCAAAATCCAAGTCGTAATCGATCTCCCGGATCTTGTTTTGCAAAAATTAAGCAGCGAAAACGATTTGCCCGCGCTCTACACCCGCGTGGCAAAATACGGCATTCAATTCAAATTCAAAAAAAATGAAAGCCTTACCCTCCCCGCCTACATCGGCGGATATTCCACTCAATTCATAACCGCCATCGCCGAATGAAAATGAAATTTAAAATTTCACTTAAATGGATTTTGGCGCTGGTCGGAATGGTGGCCGGCATTTTTATCGCCATGCAAGTGCGATCGTACGCGGAAGTCGAGGACCGAATCCGCGACACGGACGCCGGGGACATTTTTCATGAAATCTATGCTCTAA
- a CDS encoding ion channel → MEFQDAVKFIEGHSAYDRFDKIKNVFKKRLKEVEKTDYVERGICYYYLLRIVLNPSLMYDTDECREYLGKMDEAFKAQLKEYKKNDKKFAKDEMEDFFRLMERSYSSLEVIFRNKNFYEEEWTVSECKMKYRKHRYWFKKEIFQWLGYSILETTSMYGHSFVRWGFTAAGFALFMSTMYWLLDHRITDPSMRLIQENAHWYDYIYFSIVTATTLGLGDIVPQTVMGKVCVSVEVFFGFTMLGVFVNLIQKRI, encoded by the coding sequence ATGGAATTCCAAGATGCGGTCAAATTCATTGAAGGACACTCGGCTTACGACCGTTTTGATAAGATCAAAAACGTGTTCAAAAAACGGTTGAAAGAGGTGGAAAAAACCGACTACGTGGAACGCGGAATTTGTTATTATTATTTACTCCGCATCGTGTTGAACCCGAGTCTTATGTACGACACGGATGAGTGCCGCGAGTATTTGGGAAAAATGGATGAAGCGTTTAAGGCCCAACTCAAGGAATACAAAAAAAATGATAAAAAATTTGCCAAGGATGAAATGGAAGATTTTTTTAGACTGATGGAACGGAGTTATTCTTCGTTGGAAGTGATTTTTAGAAATAAGAATTTTTATGAAGAAGAATGGACCGTAAGTGAATGTAAAATGAAGTATCGAAAGCACCGTTATTGGTTTAAAAAAGAAATTTTTCAATGGCTTGGATATTCAATTTTGGAAACCACCTCGATGTATGGACACAGTTTTGTGCGATGGGGATTCACGGCCGCGGGGTTCGCTTTGTTCATGTCCACGATGTATTGGCTTCTCGATCATAGGATCACGGATCCGTCCATGCGCCTCATCCAGGAAAACGCGCACTGGTACGATTACATTTATTTTTCAATTGTGACCGCAACCACGCTCGGCTTGGGAGACATTGTGCCGCAAACCGTTATGGGGAAAGTTTGTGTTTCCGTGGAAGTCTTTTTCGGCTTCACTATGTTGGGAGTTTTTGTGAATCTGATTCAGAAGAGGATCTAG
- the murI gene encoding glutamate racemase: MIGVFDSGFGGLTVLKELLKKLPQYEYLYLGDNARAPYGEHSPEAILQFSREAVDFLFGKGCRLILVACNTVSAVALRTLQEDYLRAPEVTDKKILGVIFPLAEKVAEISKTGRVGVVGTRATVDSEAYVHEFKKLRPNLKIHQKACPLLVPLIEEGWQDKPEARMILKKYLISLKTCNLDTLILGCTHYPLMQRDFARIMGKNVNVLNTGATVAESLMDYLARHPEIEKLLKKSVKGKEKRLYFTTGESERFQEFGARFLGQAMQKVDKIVL, encoded by the coding sequence ATGATTGGTGTTTTTGATTCCGGCTTCGGCGGGTTGACGGTACTCAAGGAACTTTTAAAAAAGTTGCCGCAATATGAGTATCTTTATCTGGGGGACAATGCGCGAGCGCCGTATGGCGAGCATTCGCCTGAGGCGATTTTGCAATTTTCTCGAGAGGCGGTTGATTTTTTATTTGGGAAAGGGTGCCGGCTCATTCTAGTGGCGTGCAATACCGTTTCTGCGGTGGCGCTTCGAACCTTGCAAGAAGATTATTTGAGAGCCCCTGAAGTTACGGATAAAAAAATACTGGGCGTAATTTTTCCGTTGGCGGAAAAAGTGGCTGAAATTTCAAAAACCGGGCGCGTGGGAGTGGTGGGAACACGGGCAACCGTGGATTCCGAAGCGTATGTGCATGAATTCAAAAAACTTCGACCCAATCTTAAAATTCACCAAAAAGCATGCCCATTGTTGGTGCCGCTGATTGAAGAAGGATGGCAGGATAAACCTGAAGCGCGCATGATTTTAAAAAAATATTTGATTTCGTTAAAAACGTGCAATTTAGACACGCTCATTTTGGGGTGTACGCATTATCCGCTTATGCAACGCGATTTTGCTCGTATTATGGGAAAAAATGTAAATGTCCTTAACACCGGTGCCACGGTGGCGGAGAGCTTAATGGATTATCTTGCGCGTCATCCCGAGATTGAAAAGCTTCTTAAAAAGAGCGTAAAAGGCAAAGAAAAACGACTCTATTTTACGACCGGAGAATCCGAGCGATTTCAAGAATTTGGGGCGCGATTTTTGGGTCAGGCGATGCAAAAAGTGGATAAAATTGTTTTATAA
- a CDS encoding phosphatase PAP2 family protein: protein MKFRTWLIVLSWLSLIFGAFFYDHDLLFWVQEHRLVWLDPFMIFLSDFGLLFGIILFMVALFEKHLRKQFILISLAFATALEASFLLKMIFMTPRPYETWATSPLEISTVFSFPSMHATFIFAALPFFQKGNLRPYRFLWIIFATLVAFSRVYIGVHYVSDVLAGAGLGYAIGQGLFYLEDRFSFAEWVSKHFVDRFEVRRQWIHALSGLTLAFLIYIDLLNVNLMLLGCGIGAVLCLVQRFISLPFVTPILNYFERPHHMKAFPGRGLFFMVVGSFLAVYFFEKNIAVAAVVILALGDSITNIFGRYFGEVKLPYNRKKTIDGVLVGVAAATLGSFFFVPLHVALIASLGAMFVETLDLRIFIEIDDNLLIPVVAGGIMTMIM, encoded by the coding sequence ATGAAATTCCGCACTTGGCTCATTGTTCTCTCTTGGCTTTCCCTCATTTTTGGGGCGTTTTTTTATGATCACGACCTTTTGTTTTGGGTTCAAGAACATCGGCTTGTTTGGCTTGATCCTTTCATGATTTTCCTGAGTGATTTTGGACTCTTGTTTGGGATTATTTTATTCATGGTCGCGTTGTTTGAAAAACATTTACGCAAACAATTCATCCTGATTTCACTGGCATTCGCAACTGCGCTTGAGGCAAGTTTTTTATTAAAAATGATTTTCATGACTCCTCGGCCGTACGAAACTTGGGCCACTTCGCCGCTCGAAATTTCTACGGTTTTTTCTTTCCCGAGCATGCATGCCACTTTTATTTTTGCCGCTTTGCCGTTTTTTCAAAAAGGAAATTTGCGACCTTATCGATTTTTATGGATCATTTTTGCCACCTTGGTGGCCTTCTCCCGCGTGTACATTGGCGTGCATTATGTGAGCGATGTGCTGGCCGGCGCAGGGCTTGGGTATGCGATCGGGCAAGGGCTTTTCTATCTGGAAGATCGGTTTTCATTTGCTGAATGGGTGAGCAAACATTTCGTAGATCGGTTTGAAGTAAGGAGGCAATGGATTCATGCTTTATCCGGATTGACGCTCGCATTTTTGATTTATATTGATTTATTGAATGTGAATTTAATGTTGTTGGGGTGCGGAATTGGCGCGGTGTTATGTCTCGTCCAACGCTTTATTTCATTACCGTTCGTGACTCCGATTTTAAATTATTTTGAGCGACCGCATCATATGAAAGCGTTTCCGGGGAGAGGATTGTTTTTTATGGTCGTGGGCTCCTTTTTAGCGGTTTATTTTTTTGAGAAAAACATTGCCGTGGCCGCGGTTGTTATTTTGGCATTAGGAGATTCGATTACGAATATTTTTGGACGGTATTTTGGAGAAGTAAAGCTCCCGTACAATCGCAAAAAAACCATTGATGGCGTTTTGGTTGGGGTTGCGGCCGCAACATTGGGATCTTTCTTTTTTGTGCCCCTTCACGTGGCTTTGATCGCGAGTCTTGGCGCCATGTTTGTGGAAACATTGGATCTTAGAATCTTCATCGAAATTGACGACAATTTACTTATCCCGGTGGTGGCGGGAGGGATTATGACGATGATCATGTAA
- a CDS encoding helix-turn-helix domain-containing protein: MDINLHLHRLLAKAGLKTEEVLLYSYILEHKGCSIMDAIKACGIPKTTTYRAFESLKNKSLIQSNTTSWKNNLQALSLENLIKKLENDQKNTRRLIHELKVLNSVKTISKDPLSVPQIEVFKGEKAFEKYLDLSGMDWQSNFSFGNWEDLNQDGNLIPVEKKFIKNRLKNGGNAYSYIMKGGPCTCEITDYDKFENRISKTANHRDYQPIWINAFEGNNLVYLWRKTEDRRQTEGTLIDSKTVADFYKDYIFSLLV, encoded by the coding sequence ATGGATATTAACCTTCATCTCCACCGTTTACTCGCAAAAGCCGGATTAAAAACCGAAGAAGTTTTGTTGTATTCCTACATCCTCGAGCATAAGGGGTGTTCGATTATGGATGCAATAAAGGCCTGCGGTATCCCAAAAACCACGACTTATCGCGCGTTTGAATCTTTGAAAAACAAGAGTCTCATTCAATCGAATACAACGTCATGGAAAAATAATCTTCAAGCCTTATCACTCGAAAATTTAATAAAAAAACTAGAAAACGATCAGAAAAACACACGTCGTCTCATCCATGAATTAAAAGTTTTGAATTCTGTAAAAACCATCTCAAAAGACCCTTTGTCTGTGCCTCAAATCGAAGTATTTAAGGGCGAAAAAGCCTTTGAAAAATATCTGGATCTTTCGGGCATGGACTGGCAATCAAATTTTTCGTTTGGGAATTGGGAAGACTTAAACCAAGACGGAAATTTGATCCCCGTGGAAAAGAAATTCATCAAAAATAGACTTAAAAACGGAGGCAACGCCTATTCATATATCATGAAAGGAGGGCCTTGTACTTGCGAAATAACGGACTACGACAAATTTGAAAATCGAATTTCGAAGACCGCCAATCATCGAGATTATCAACCCATATGGATCAATGCTTTTGAGGGAAATAATTTGGTGTATCTCTGGAGGAAAACCGAAGACCGCCGACAAACCGAAGGCACATTGATCGACTCAAAAACCGTGGCGGATTTTTATAAAGATTATATTTTTTCATTGTTGGTTTAG
- the guaA gene encoding glutamine-hydrolyzing GMP synthase gives MDTLAILDFGSQYAHLIADRIRRLKVHSEIFPADVPPEKLKSMKGIILSGGPQSVHAEGGLKCDPAIFDLNIPVLGICYGHQVMNHLLGGRVQTGKVGEYGKATLHVHDLNNPLTQGLDAEEPVWMSHFDEVVAIPETAKALASTDDGQYPMVDFGKNRWSIQFHAEVTHTPHGMKILDNFLNICEAKREWSMDRFLELKIKEIQAQARGKKVFLLISGGVDSTVTFLLLEKALGNDRVYGLFVDHGLMRKDEGASVKQLLEKIGVKNLRVYEGANEFIGALKEAYDPEVKRRIIGDKFLEVQRHVTKELGLNPDEWLLGQGTIYPDTIESGGTKHADKIKTHHNRVPEIEELIRQGRVIEPVKDLYKDEVREVGEKLGLSPDMVWRHPFPGPGLGVRCLCVKEPSPLANAEKLEQEIDAFLVKNSTPLLAKILPVKSVGVQGDVRSYRHPVVLSGQAEWSQLEAISPMLTNRFLDLNRVLLFLGQGRVDTVRSLPNFITKERLAVLQEADAIVNQMLFEKNLLRDIWQFPVVLLPLEINERPGETIVLRPVSSTEAMTANFYPMDKTLLHDLTQKIQALPGISAVLYDITNKPPGTIEWE, from the coding sequence ATGGACACCCTCGCTATCCTCGATTTCGGCAGTCAATACGCGCACCTCATTGCAGACCGCATCCGTCGGCTCAAGGTGCATTCCGAGATTTTCCCTGCGGATGTACCCCCGGAAAAGCTCAAATCCATGAAGGGAATCATTCTTTCCGGTGGTCCGCAAAGCGTTCATGCCGAGGGTGGGCTCAAGTGTGATCCTGCGATTTTTGACCTCAACATTCCGGTGCTCGGGATTTGTTATGGCCATCAAGTCATGAATCACCTTTTAGGGGGACGCGTTCAAACGGGAAAAGTCGGAGAATATGGGAAAGCCACCCTTCACGTGCACGATTTAAACAATCCGCTTACCCAAGGTCTCGACGCCGAGGAGCCGGTTTGGATGAGTCATTTTGATGAAGTGGTTGCCATTCCCGAGACCGCAAAAGCGCTCGCCTCGACCGACGATGGCCAATATCCGATGGTGGATTTCGGAAAGAATCGATGGAGTATTCAGTTTCACGCCGAGGTGACGCACACGCCGCACGGCATGAAAATCCTCGATAATTTTTTGAATATTTGCGAAGCCAAGCGCGAGTGGAGCATGGATCGATTTTTAGAGTTAAAAATCAAGGAAATTCAAGCGCAAGCGCGTGGCAAAAAAGTGTTTTTGTTGATCAGTGGCGGAGTGGATTCGACCGTCACGTTTTTGTTATTAGAAAAAGCCCTGGGCAACGATCGCGTGTACGGTTTATTTGTGGATCACGGCCTCATGCGCAAGGACGAGGGCGCGAGTGTGAAGCAATTATTGGAGAAAATCGGAGTGAAAAATTTACGCGTTTATGAGGGCGCTAACGAGTTTATTGGGGCGTTGAAGGAAGCTTACGATCCCGAAGTTAAACGCCGCATCATTGGCGATAAATTTCTTGAAGTGCAACGCCATGTGACCAAAGAATTGGGTTTAAATCCCGACGAATGGCTTTTGGGCCAAGGCACAATTTACCCGGACACCATCGAAAGCGGAGGCACCAAACACGCGGACAAAATAAAAACCCATCACAATCGCGTTCCGGAAATTGAAGAACTCATTCGCCAAGGCCGCGTGATCGAACCGGTTAAGGATTTATACAAAGATGAAGTGCGTGAAGTCGGTGAAAAACTCGGGTTGAGTCCGGACATGGTGTGGCGTCATCCGTTCCCGGGCCCGGGGTTGGGGGTGCGATGTTTGTGTGTGAAAGAGCCCTCTCCGCTCGCAAATGCCGAAAAATTGGAGCAGGAAATCGATGCATTTTTAGTGAAAAATAGCACCCCTCTTCTAGCCAAAATTTTGCCGGTAAAAAGCGTGGGGGTCCAGGGCGATGTCCGGTCCTACCGTCATCCGGTCGTGTTGTCCGGACAAGCGGAATGGTCGCAGCTGGAAGCCATTTCTCCGATGCTCACCAACCGCTTCCTGGATCTGAATCGCGTGCTTTTGTTTTTGGGTCAAGGTCGAGTAGACACTGTCCGGTCACTTCCTAATTTCATCACCAAAGAGCGCCTTGCGGTATTGCAAGAAGCCGACGCAATCGTAAATCAAATGCTTTTTGAAAAAAATCTTTTGCGCGACATTTGGCAATTTCCGGTCGTCCTGCTTCCCCTCGAAATCAACGAACGCCCCGGCGAGACGATTGTGCTCCGCCCCGTGTCTTCCACTGAGGCCATGACTGCGAATTTTTATCCCATGGACAAGACTCTCCTCCACGATTTAACTCAAAAAATTCAAGCCTTACCCGGCATTTCCGCGGTTTTATACGACATTACAAACAAACCGCCAGGAACCATCGAATGGGAATAG
- a CDS encoding DUF4012 domain-containing protein, with the protein MFSARYLFRQAKHTFWPVSHWSKWKVILHIFAATVLFVLLWFVSALGALRTFMPNMFQLMGWPGTDRTYLVLFQNNAELQPTGGRIKAYALIEFKNGFPSEITFEDAYDPLSEASTPLTGLPSENAAPGVYFDLTATPDFPELTTQILNRFYEKYPDTTVDGVIAINFSVLEDIVKLYEPIRVDRYTLTHDNLFETLENAVSDIDRHNEEALAKRKDVINEFARVMTKKMVLQFWRWRSLSEVMTRNLNQKEILATFENESLAEKVRGLNWDGNFQPVSPEFIGNFLAIRITNDDGMKSDRYITREVEYTIDLEKNEAALEVTLTHYGDYNPPLSGSYKGFLDVYVPKGVTLDQNETPSVTVEEVETVLDATLEPPASSVELFDEVNYVRLRDTIELIPRKSQIFTYSFQLNPKWLAQNPLSLLLIKQPGTDKDPYRVTFKAPMGQSLEGIDFEAHENVAFFEGNLSEDKTLELMLLPDESGPRLFWHEMSGGTSIELIFAEPVDVESAQDPANYEVRDLNLVMLSVTDSPEIDFVTVEGGNVRLYLKGVTVQVGEYYQVLMRNIQDLNGNYITPNPRTVTVVQ; encoded by the coding sequence ATGTTCTCCGCTCGTTATCTTTTCCGCCAAGCCAAACACACTTTTTGGCCCGTCTCCCATTGGTCCAAATGGAAAGTGATTTTGCATATTTTTGCAGCCACGGTTTTATTTGTCCTGTTGTGGTTTGTGTCTGCCTTGGGCGCCTTGCGAACTTTTATGCCCAATATGTTTCAACTCATGGGTTGGCCCGGGACGGACCGAACCTATCTTGTGCTTTTTCAAAATAATGCCGAACTCCAACCCACCGGCGGTCGCATTAAAGCGTATGCGTTGATTGAATTTAAGAATGGATTCCCTTCGGAAATTACCTTTGAGGATGCTTATGATCCTTTATCCGAAGCCTCCACTCCCCTCACCGGTCTTCCATCTGAAAATGCAGCTCCGGGTGTTTATTTTGATCTCACTGCCACTCCGGATTTTCCCGAGCTCACCACTCAAATTTTAAATCGATTTTATGAAAAATATCCAGACACCACAGTCGACGGCGTGATCGCGATCAACTTTTCCGTGTTGGAAGATATTGTGAAATTGTATGAACCCATTCGCGTGGATCGTTACACCCTTACGCACGATAATTTATTCGAAACTCTTGAAAATGCGGTGTCTGACATTGATCGGCACAATGAAGAAGCGTTGGCAAAACGAAAAGACGTGATCAACGAATTCGCTCGAGTGATGACCAAAAAAATGGTTTTACAATTTTGGCGTTGGCGCAGTTTGAGTGAAGTTATGACGCGCAATTTGAATCAAAAAGAAATTTTAGCAACGTTTGAAAATGAGTCTTTGGCAGAAAAAGTGCGCGGTCTCAATTGGGATGGAAATTTTCAGCCTGTTTCCCCTGAGTTTATCGGGAATTTTTTAGCCATTCGAATCACCAACGACGACGGCATGAAATCCGATCGTTACATCACGCGTGAAGTTGAATACACGATCGATCTTGAAAAAAACGAAGCTGCGCTGGAAGTTACGCTCACGCATTACGGCGACTACAATCCCCCGCTTTCAGGATCGTACAAGGGTTTTCTGGATGTGTATGTGCCAAAGGGGGTCACGCTTGATCAGAACGAAACACCGAGTGTGACAGTCGAAGAAGTAGAGACAGTCCTCGATGCAACCTTGGAGCCTCCCGCCTCATCGGTTGAGCTTTTTGACGAAGTAAATTACGTTCGTTTAAGAGATACCATCGAGTTAATACCCAGAAAGAGTCAGATTTTTACCTATTCATTTCAACTTAATCCGAAATGGTTGGCGCAAAATCCATTGTCATTGCTTCTCATCAAGCAGCCCGGCACGGACAAAGATCCCTATCGTGTGACGTTTAAGGCTCCCATGGGGCAAAGCCTTGAGGGGATTGATTTTGAGGCGCATGAAAATGTGGCATTTTTTGAAGGAAATTTATCGGAAGACAAAACCCTCGAACTCATGTTGTTGCCGGATGAATCCGGGCCGCGTTTGTTTTGGCATGAAATGAGTGGCGGTACGAGCATTGAATTGATTTTTGCCGAGCCCGTGGACGTGGAAAGCGCGCAAGACCCGGCCAATTACGAAGTACGAGATTTGAATCTGGTTATGCTCAGCGTGACCGATTCTCCCGAGATTGATTTTGTGACTGTGGAAGGTGGAAATGTGCGTTTGTATTTAAAGGGCGTGACAGTGCAAGTCGGCGAATATTATCAGGTTTTAATGCGCAACATTCAGGATTTGAACGGCAATTACATCACGCCTAATCCGAGGACCGTGACGGTGGTGCAGTAA